The genomic stretch ACTTGAAGGGTTTCTTCTTTCGCTGTATCTGACTCTTTTTCACTCTTCACACTATTTTCATCAAGTTTGGACAGGAGAGCCTCTTTGCTTTTTGCCCTTAAAGAGGGCCGATTTAATGATTGCATCGGTTCGGATTTGTCCAACTCGACCGCCGGAGCGGATTTCTCGGATAACGGCATAGCTGCTTTTGGGGTTTTAACAGAAACCTGGGGTGACGGGACCGGAGCAACGAGATCGGTTTCCGGTGCAGATTGATTCATCTTATCTTTACTTAACCTCACGGGAGCCTTTGTGGCTTCCTGTACAACAGCCGGTGCCAATTGAGAGAGTTGAACGGGTCTGTTTTTTTCCAGATGGAAAATAGCGTAAAGTATCCCTCCAAACAGAAGGACGACAAGACCATAGGCCATTTCCCTGAATCCGAAAAAGGACAAACTCTTTTCGAACCGGATTTTCTTTTTCTCTTCCTCTTTGACACGAGCCATCACTCGTCCAGAGAAACCGGCCGGAACATCGACTTTCCGAAGATTTTTAACCGCACCAATCACTTTTAAAAGGGTCTCCAGCTCCTCCCGGCATACGGTACAACTGGCAAGGTGTTGTCGAATCGCGGTTTTCTCGTCATCGGGAAAAACCGAATCCAGATAATATGACAATTTATCTTTGACTTCCTGGCAGTTCATCTCCCCTCTCCGCAATGTTTATTAATATAGGGGGTTAAACGTTTCTTTAACCCCATCCGTGCGCGGTGCAGACGCGATTTTACAGTGCCGATGGGAATGTCGAGAATCATCGAGATCTCCTCATAGGATCGCTCTTCGAAATCGTTTAACAATATGATGGCTCTCTCTTCCGGTTTCAACAGGTGAATCTCTTTCTGAACAATCCTCTGAATCTCTTTTTGATTTTGTTGCATCTCTGGGTCGGGACCTGGATTTTGAAACTGCAGCACGGGTGGATGACTCGAATCATTTTCTACCGGATCAATCGGACGATTTCTTTGAATTGATAAAATAAGGCTTTTCTTCTTATTTTTTGCCCGGTTGACAGCGATTCGAAAGAGCCAGGTCGAGAATCTTGATTCACCTCTGAAATGGAAAATCGAACGGTAGGCGGCCAGAAAGACTTCCTGTGCGACGTCTTCGGCGTCGTGATAATTTCCCAGATACCTCAACAAGAAGTTAAAAACCGCTTTTTCATGATTTTTGATCAATTCTTCAAAACATTCGACCTGGCCGTCCTGAATACTTTGAACCAATGGCCATTCCGGATCAGCATTTAGAGGTTTAGACAATTGATTGATCCACAAAGTTCCCTGCGTGAGAAATTGGGTTGTTAATTAAAGATTAATGATTTTCGAAAGGGTGGGACAAATCAATCCCGGAATCAATAGGCTTATTTCTCTGTTGACGCAATTTCATCAATGGAGATCCCCAGAATCTGGAGTTTATAGGCAAGCATTCGTCGGCTGATCCCGAGTGATTGGGCGGCGCGAGTTTGGACGTAGTGGTTTTTTTTCAGGGCTTTCAGAATCAGATTTTTTTCGAATTCCTTTACGGTGGATTCAAAATCAACCTCTCTGCCAGCAGAATCATCCGGACTGGAAGAGTTCCTGGAGGCGGAGCGGTAGCTCGCCGGAATATCTTCGACGGATATGGTGATTCCCGAAGAGAGAGTAAATATTCTGGAGATGACATTTTCCAATTCCCGGACATTTCCCGGCCAATCATATTGAATAAGAAGGCTGAGCGCTTCCGGGGTGAGTTCCTTCACGGGCTTATTTTCTTCGGTCGCTTTTTTTCTCAGAAAATGTTTAACCAGGAGGCCAATATCTTCTTTGCGCTCTCTCAATGAAGGGAGGTAGAGCGGAACGACATTGATCCGATAATAGAGGTCGCTTCGGAACGTCCCTTTTTTGACCGCCTCTTCCAGGTTCTTATTCGTTGCGGTAATCAGTCGGACATCTGATTTGATAGTTTGACTTCCTCCCACTCTCATAAATTCTCTCTCCTGGATTACGCGGAGAATTTTGGCCTGTGTGGTCAGACTCAGGTCGCCGATTTCATCGAGAAACAGTGTGCCCTCATGAGCCGCCTCAAACTGACCGATTCTTTTCCCCTGGGCGTCGGTAAATGCGCCCCGTTCATGACCGAAGAGTTCGCTCTCGATCAAAGTTTCAGGTATTGCCGCGCAGTTGATTGCGACAAAGGGTCTGTTCTTCCGGTTGCTGTTATAGTGAAGCGCCCGGGCTACAAGCTCTTTTCCGGTACCGCTCTCTCCTGTGATCAGCACAGTTGTTTTGGTATCTGCCAATAATTCAATCTTTTCATAAATTTCATTCATGACCTGGCTGATTCCGACCAGATGCTCGAAGTTATACAGGGTGTCAATTTCCTGGTGAAGCCGCAGGACCTCTTTTTCCAATGAGGTTTTAGAGAGGACATTTCCAATGACCAATACGAGTTCCTCCGGATCGAAGGGTTTGGTCAGATAATCGGTGGCTCCCGCCTTCATCGCTTCGACGGCAGATTTGACCATAGCGGTTCCGGTCAGCATAATGACGGGGAGGAGGGGTTTCAACAGCCGGATGCTCTTTAACACTTCAATGCCGTTCATCTGGGGCATGGAGAGATCGAGAAGAACCAGATCGATCTCTTCTTGAGTGAGTAGTTTTAATCCTTCTTCTCCACCCGGGGCCATCTGAAGCCCGAATCGATCCTTCAAAGTAACTCTGAGCGATTCCCTGATGGTGGCTTCGTCATCGATAATGAGTAGCGTTCGCAATATTTAAATTCTCCTTCGTTCTGAAATCAATTCATTCTTGTCTATCGTGCCAGCTGATGTAAGGTTTCTTCCAGTTGATGGATAGATTCTCCGTATTTAGTCCAGTTGCCTTCTTTGAGATAAGTTTGGGCTCTTTGATATTGCTCAAGAGCTGTTTTGGCCAGGGAGAGTGTCGCTCCTTTAGGACTGGTTTCCAGAGTCGCAGAGGGAAGATCAGTGAGCTTCTTTCCACCAAAAAGACTCTGTAAGGCGGTTTCCAGATTCTCCTCCATGACCAGCTTGTTTCCGTATGCAACGATGACCCTTCTTAGTTCTGGAAGAGAGCCTGCTTCCGCTGCCAGATAAAGCGGTTCGATATACAAGAGCGAGTCTTCGATAGGTATGACCAGGAGGCTTCCCCGGATAACCTGGGATCCCCGCTGATTCCAGAGTGACAATTGCTGTGAAATAAATGCATCCTGATCGATTCGGGCTTCAACCTGTCTCGGGCCATAAACCAGCTTCTGCTTTGGAAAGGTATACATCACGAGTTTTCCATAATGAGGCTCGTCGGATCTTGCGGCGATCCAGGCAATCATATTATCCCTCTTGGACGGA from Nitrospirota bacterium encodes the following:
- a CDS encoding zf-HC2 domain-containing protein, coding for MNCQEVKDKLSYYLDSVFPDDEKTAIRQHLASCTVCREELETLLKVIGAVKNLRKVDVPAGFSGRVMARVKEEEKKKIRFEKSLSFFGFREMAYGLVVLLFGGILYAIFHLEKNRPVQLSQLAPAVVQEATKAPVRLSKDKMNQSAPETDLVAPVPSPQVSVKTPKAAMPLSEKSAPAVELDKSEPMQSLNRPSLRAKSKEALLSKLDENSVKSEKESDTAKEETLQVKSLADAPTLPALPSPSSSAGGAPLTTGLAASNKITGLEIMKKKSEAYMANDQMSTVTLHLFTKEGDEKQIKTKRYWKNFAGKDGM
- a CDS encoding sigma-70 family RNA polymerase sigma factor, translating into MSKPLNADPEWPLVQSIQDGQVECFEELIKNHEKAVFNFLLRYLGNYHDAEDVAQEVFLAAYRSIFHFRGESRFSTWLFRIAVNRAKNKKKSLILSIQRNRPIDPVENDSSHPPVLQFQNPGPDPEMQQNQKEIQRIVQKEIHLLKPEERAIILLNDFEERSYEEISMILDIPIGTVKSRLHRARMGLKKRLTPYINKHCGEGR
- a CDS encoding sigma-54-dependent Fis family transcriptional regulator, whose translation is MLRTLLIIDDEATIRESLRVTLKDRFGLQMAPGGEEGLKLLTQEEIDLVLLDLSMPQMNGIEVLKSIRLLKPLLPVIMLTGTAMVKSAVEAMKAGATDYLTKPFDPEELVLVIGNVLSKTSLEKEVLRLHQEIDTLYNFEHLVGISQVMNEIYEKIELLADTKTTVLITGESGTGKELVARALHYNSNRKNRPFVAINCAAIPETLIESELFGHERGAFTDAQGKRIGQFEAAHEGTLFLDEIGDLSLTTQAKILRVIQEREFMRVGGSQTIKSDVRLITATNKNLEEAVKKGTFRSDLYYRINVVPLYLPSLRERKEDIGLLVKHFLRKKATEENKPVKELTPEALSLLIQYDWPGNVRELENVISRIFTLSSGITISVEDIPASYRSASRNSSSPDDSAGREVDFESTVKEFEKNLILKALKKNHYVQTRAAQSLGISRRMLAYKLQILGISIDEIASTEK